The following proteins are co-located in the Gorilla gorilla gorilla isolate KB3781 chromosome 7, NHGRI_mGorGor1-v2.1_pri, whole genome shotgun sequence genome:
- the ENY2 gene encoding transcription and mRNA export factor ENY2 isoform X1 — protein MVVSKMNKDAQMRAAINQKLIETGERERLKELLRAKLIECGWKDQLKAHCKEVIKEKGLEHVTVDDLVAEITPKGRALVPDSVKKELLQRIRTFLAQHASL, from the exons ATGGTG GTTAGCAAGATGAACAAAGATGCGCAGATGAGAGCAGCGATTAACCAAAAGTTGATAGAAACTGGAGAAAGAGAACG CCTCAAAGAGTTGCTGAGAGCTAAATTAATTGAATGTGGCTGGAAGGATCAGTTGAAGGCACACTGTAAAG AGGTAATTAAAGAAAAAGGACTAGAACACGTTACTGTTGATGACTTGGTGGCTGAAATCACTCCAAAAGGCAGAG cccTGGTACCTGACAGTGTAAAGAAGGAGCTCCTACAAAGAATAAGAACATTCCTTGCTCAGCATGCCAGCCTTTAA
- the ENY2 gene encoding transcription and mRNA export factor ENY2 isoform X2 has translation MNKDAQMRAAINQKLIETGERERLKELLRAKLIECGWKDQLKAHCKEVIKEKGLEHVTVDDLVAEITPKGRALVPDSVKKELLQRIRTFLAQHASL, from the exons ATGAACAAAGATGCGCAGATGAGAGCAGCGATTAACCAAAAGTTGATAGAAACTGGAGAAAGAGAACG CCTCAAAGAGTTGCTGAGAGCTAAATTAATTGAATGTGGCTGGAAGGATCAGTTGAAGGCACACTGTAAAG AGGTAATTAAAGAAAAAGGACTAGAACACGTTACTGTTGATGACTTGGTGGCTGAAATCACTCCAAAAGGCAGAG cccTGGTACCTGACAGTGTAAAGAAGGAGCTCCTACAAAGAATAAGAACATTCCTTGCTCAGCATGCCAGCCTTTAA